One Cytophagia bacterium CHB2 genomic window, TTCGCAAAATGCTGTCCGTCGTCACCATCGACGAGCGCTATCAAAATTATTTGCCCACGGACGTGGTCGCGCGCCTCATTCGCCATACCAATCTTGAAGTCGTCCGCAATCGTCTCATCGCGCAAATCGAAGACATTTCGCCGTTGGATTATGTGCGGCTGAAAGAAATTGAACAAGCCAAACAAAAGGTGCTGCAACGGGTTCGCGTTAAGATACAGAATCAGTATGTTGCCAGCGGGAAGATTCCCGAGGAAAAAGGCGACGTTTATTATCGTACGCTCGCAGATGTGCTGGAAGACATTACGCACAGCAAGAAAATCGAATCCTATTTTCGCCATTTGCGCAAATACATGCCGGATTTGACGCAACGCCGGTATCGTCAGGAAGAGCGCACGATCTTTGAATATTTAGGCAAGTTGACCAAAAAATGGTTTCGCGAATATCTCAAAGAATTGCTGTAACTCGCTAATTTTCAAGGCGAGATTTCGCGGGTATTTTTTGGGTAAATGTTGGCAACGGTTTTTCCGTGAAATAGGGTCTTTGTCAGTATATTGAGAGTACAAATTTGAAAGATCAGCGTTCGTGGATGAGACAGTCTGACCCAGGAACAGGAAAACGCTGATGACAAGACCCTAACCACCCTTTTCTTGCGTTAGGACGATAACTGCAGGGAAAGGTGAATCTTCACGATGAAAACATGAAGAAAAACTATCATCGCCAGTGGAACAGGATCCCCCGGCCGTTCGGGGTGATCAGGGAAGAGTGCTTAGATGCAGAGTCGCTGGAATTCGTACTCTTGAACGCCTCCCACAACCGCTCGTTGTACGAGAACTTTGCCGGGCATTTTGTGGCATGCGAGCACTGCCAGCGCCGAATCCGGGCGTTGCAAACGTTTTATGGCATTTTGGAGGCCGAGTTACGACGGCCGGCTTCCCCCAAGCTCGTGCAAATGGCTCGCAAACTGGCAGCGCCGGTTGAATAAATTGTGAAGACCCCGGGCCTGCTGCATCACGGTGCAGGCCCGTGCTTCTCTGTTTGGTGGGTTATGAAGATGGCGGCGTTTTCCGCTGTCGGATCTTTTCATTTCCCCCTGCCGAATTCATGAGCCTGCGTCAACCGACGCGGCGCCATCCCATTCCTGTGTCCACACCTTAATTCTTGCCGCCAGAAAAAACCTTGACCGGTGCGATGAATTCCAGTATATTCGTCTGCATAAAAATCATTGCTAATGATGATTTAATCGGCGGCGCCCAAACGCTACGCACCTCTTTATAAATCGCCTTTCGGCAACGGCGGTCGAAAGATAAATTTCAACAGCTTGGCGGACTTCTTTGAGCAAATTCGGTATGCCGAAAATCTTGCTGATGACGGCAGGCGCAGAGGGGTAGGAGAATTCGCCAAACGCGAACTTGCGGTAGGCTGCAATGGATAATCCAACCATTTTGGTCGCAGACGGCGATCCCAAAAATCTTCAAATTTTGCGCGAGAATCTTGAAACCGCCGGTTTCGAGGTTATTGTTGCTGCGGACGGCATGCAAGCGTGGCAAAAAATTTCATCGAGCGTGCCGGATCTCATTCTCTCCGAGGTCAATCTTCCCAAACTCGACGGCTTTCAGTTGCTGGAAAAGTTGAAGGCCGATCCCGTCACTTCTTCCATCCCGCTGATGTTCTTGACCAATCGCCGGGAATTGCAGGATCGCGTGCGCAGCTTGCGCGGCGGCGTGAAGGATTACATGATCAAGCCGCTGCACATCAAAGAAGTGCTGGCGCGCATTCGCATGATCTTGCGCCGCATGGAACGCATCAAAGAAGATGAAGCGGAAACCGCCAAGAAACTGGTGGGCCGCCTGGAAGAGTTCAGCCCGGTGGATTTGATTGAAAGCTTCGGCGTGGAGCGCAAAACCGGCGTGCTGACCCTGCACAATGAAAACAACCGCAACGGCGAAATTTATTTTCGCGACGGCGCGGTGGTGAACGCTTCGCTCGGCAATCTCAAGGCCGAAAAGGCGGTTTATCAAATGCTGCCGTGGAAGCACGGACATTTCACCATGATCTTCAAGGAAATCAACGTGCCGGACGAAATCTCCGTCAGCAACCTCGGCCTGTTGCTGCAGGGCTTCAAACGCATGGAAGAACGCGAGCGTCTGTTCAAGCTTTTGCCCTCGCCAGAAACCACTTTTGTCATTACCGATACGTTCCAAAGTATTCTGCAAAAACGCGAGCTGACCACCGAAGTTTCGCGGTTCGTGAGCCTGATCGACGGCCGCCGCGACCTTCTGCAAATCATCGACGAAAGTACCTACGATGATATCAAAACGCTCGAACGCCTGGTCAAGCTTTATCAGCAAGGATTTATCAAGCCTTCGAAAACGATTATTACCTCGGAAGACGACGAGCGAGATTTGTCCTCGACTCTGGCTGAGCCTAAAATTTTGGAAAAAATTTCGGCAGAGATCGCGCCGGCGCCGGTGAATTTCAAAGTGACGGCCGTGCGCAGCGAAAAAACAGCAACACCTGCGCCCGCCTCGCGTGAACGCATGGAGAAGGCAAGCGAAACCGCTCCTCTCCGGCAGGCTGAAGCGAAAGAACAGTCTCCAATCCCGCCAACACCGCCAAAATCCGAGCCGCCTCCGGAAGCTGAACCGCCTCAAACTCTCGATGAGATAACAGAGGTATCGGTGGTCGACAGTAGTGAGACGCAAAGTTTCAAATTCCCGGAAACCACCACGATGCGTCCGTTGGAAGATGTCGATCTGACCGACGATTCGGAGCTGGCAACCTTGCCCAGTTTTTGGCATGAACACGCTGATGAGATTTGGGGAACGCCGCAAGGCGGCAACGGCGCGGACGGCCCGACAATCGAGTTGCGCGAAGAAGCGCCGGAAGAAGAGACCGGCGATGATTTTGCGCCCTCGCCGGAGCCGTTGCCCGAGGAACGGGTTGCCGAAGACACGAACGAGGCGGAATCGGCTTTGCTTCCGATCGATTTGCAGGATATCATGTCACGCCCGGTGCAAATGCCGAGCTTTCTGCAAGATGAGCCAAAGCACGCGTCACATGACGAGATAACCGCCTCTCCGGAGGAAGTTGCGCCGCCAGAATTCGAGCCTTCGCCTATTTCTCTGGAAAACATCGCCGCATTTTTTGAAAATCCCGAGGAGCCGACTGAGAATATTCCCGTTGCCGATCGCCTTGAGCCGCTGGAACAATCTGCGGCCATCAACGGCCAGGTTGACTCGAAAAAGTTTGAAGCCGTCAAACCTGCGATTCCGCCGGATATTCCACCGGCAGCGGCGATTACTCCCACTCCTGCCATTCCAGACGAACAAGACCGGGATGATCAGATCGCGCCGGCCCTGCAACGATTGCTGCAGCAGCGCCAGCCCGCGCGTCCCAAACTGGTGGTGATTGGGCGCGATAGCTTTTATCTCTCGGCTTTTGTCAAAAGCCTGGCCGGCGCGCAAGCGAATTTGCGTAAAATCGAAAGCGCAACGTTCCGGCATTTGGAAATCGGCGAGCGCCAATTGCCCGCGCAGCAAGCGTTCGAAATTATTGGTATATCGATGGAGCAACAATTTACCCAGTTGCTCGCAAATGTGGCACACGATTTGGTAAGCTTTATTTTAGTGATTGAAGCGCATCATCAAGAGGACTTAGGATATTGCGGCTATTTGCTGAAGATGCTGAAAGCAAGTTATAAAATTCCGTTCGGCATTGCCGTAATCAAAGCACAGGAGAAGAAAAACTTGTCGCCGGATACGCTGCGTGACCTGGTGCATGCCGAGCCGGCGGATTATCTGCACGAGTGCAATCCTTCCGATCCCGCGTCGGTGGAAACATTTCTCGCCGGTTTGGTGAGCGACGCCAATCTGACGCGCTGGTAGCCGGCGGCGCCGCTTGCCCCGCTGCCTCATGCTCGTGTTACGGCCGGCAGTCAATCATGGCACAGGCGGTTCATCCCCAAGATTAGAGACTTCGCAGATTTCCTGTCGTGATGTCGCGGATGGGATGGCATCGTTGCCCCTTCTTCTTGGCAAGCCGTAGTTATTAAATTGACAGCGGGGCAGCGCGTTTCATCTTAATCACGTTTTGATCGCGCGCGCAACAAAAAAACGCAAGCTCGGCAACAAAATTTCATCTCATGGATCGCAAACGCATACTAATTAATGATAAAGA contains:
- a CDS encoding response regulator, encoding MDNPTILVADGDPKNLQILRENLETAGFEVIVAADGMQAWQKISSSVPDLILSEVNLPKLDGFQLLEKLKADPVTSSIPLMFLTNRRELQDRVRSLRGGVKDYMIKPLHIKEVLARIRMILRRMERIKEDEAETAKKLVGRLEEFSPVDLIESFGVERKTGVLTLHNENNRNGEIYFRDGAVVNASLGNLKAEKAVYQMLPWKHGHFTMIFKEINVPDEISVSNLGLLLQGFKRMEERERLFKLLPSPETTFVITDTFQSILQKRELTTEVSRFVSLIDGRRDLLQIIDESTYDDIKTLERLVKLYQQGFIKPSKTIITSEDDERDLSSTLAEPKILEKISAEIAPAPVNFKVTAVRSEKTATPAPASRERMEKASETAPLRQAEAKEQSPIPPTPPKSEPPPEAEPPQTLDEITEVSVVDSSETQSFKFPETTTMRPLEDVDLTDDSELATLPSFWHEHADEIWGTPQGGNGADGPTIELREEAPEEETGDDFAPSPEPLPEERVAEDTNEAESALLPIDLQDIMSRPVQMPSFLQDEPKHASHDEITASPEEVAPPEFEPSPISLENIAAFFENPEEPTENIPVADRLEPLEQSAAINGQVDSKKFEAVKPAIPPDIPPAAAITPTPAIPDEQDRDDQIAPALQRLLQQRQPARPKLVVIGRDSFYLSAFVKSLAGAQANLRKIESATFRHLEIGERQLPAQQAFEIIGISMEQQFTQLLANVAHDLVSFILVIEAHHQEDLGYCGYLLKMLKASYKIPFGIAVIKAQEKKNLSPDTLRDLVHAEPADYLHECNPSDPASVETFLAGLVSDANLTRW